A stretch of DNA from Besnoitia besnoiti strain Bb-Ger1 chromosome II, whole genome shotgun sequence:
gagcggaggaggcggggcgaGCGTCCTGAGtcgagaggacgcggcgacaAAGAGCCTCGGCTAGATGCAGGCCGCAGGAGTGCCGCGTCCAGCagcacagacagacagagagggaagCAGGCGAAAACCGCTACGGAGGGGGAAGGACGGGGAGACACACAAGGCAGAACCACTCCACAGAATCAGGTGGAGAAAACCCACCGGAGGCCAACGGCggacgctgcgcctctctcacTGGCCccgcggcacacgcgcgcctcgcgacgcATCTCCGAGCGCCGCTTCCTGCACGGCCTGCAAGCGGCTCGATCGCCCTCCAGCCCTCTGGAGTTCCTTTCGCCTCGTTCCTCTCCCGAGGCCGAATtgagtctcctcgcgcggcaaACAGGTGCTCCGTCGTCGGTTTCCTCATCCGAAGGCCCGCTCGCCCGCAGACAGCGAAGTGGGGTCGCCTGCATACTGAGGGCGAGTCCCGCACGATccgccagcgcagccgcTAAGGCGAGACAAGACGCCGAAGTTGCGCAGCttgcgtcggcggcgtcaggcgccgcgcggggctgcggctTGCGCGAGAGGGGAGGCTGTGGCGCACAACCGAGGCAGGGCCGCGTAGAGCCGCCCCGCCGACAAGAGGAAGTCGGCAGCCTGGCAGTGGCAGGAGGAcaggggggaggcggcgcgaccggcgctggcgtgcgagacgagaaggccctcacggcgcgacgcagcagcacagcTACGGGGAGACAGAAAACGCCTAATGGGGGGCtggggagacgcgcgcccgcgtggcAAGAGGGTGAGTGCGGCCTGCGCGACCCGCGCCGGAGTCGGGAGCCCAAGACTGCGTCTGAGGAGCTCTGCGTGAAGGAGGAGCAAGCCGAGGCAGCGGTCAAGCGAGCGAAACGCCGCGCGGAAGGGGCGAGCCTGTGCGACGTctcgacgcccgcggagagcggcacccttctgcgtcctccgcgcgccagcggGTCGCCGAcaagaggcggcagcgcaccTTCTGGGAGGACAGCGACCCACTCGCAGCGTCCCGCTGCCGGAGTCGATAGAGGAAAGGCGACTCTgcgcgcgacagccacgcgcagcgcgcgggcctcctctgcgtcccctctctcgtcgtctgcgcctctctcgggcgccgcggagccacTCAGCCTCAGCGCCGCTCGACGAGCCTGCACGAAGGCACCCGAGAAGGGCCGCGTgtccgcggcggaagcgggcCCCACTGAGGTTGCAGGCGTTCCACTCGAAGCTTTCGAGCGCTTCCAGAAACCCTTCCGAAGAGTCGAACTTACGGAGCTCTCGGCGCCGAATCGCTGGAAGAAGTCGGCGACCTACGAGGtacggcggcggaggggggcggcagaGCGGGTGATGTGGAGGAGCCGTTCCGGGCTGTCTCCCCTTGCCACTCCCCTGctctgtcctctctctctctcagacGTCGATCTGCGTCCGCAGTGATGGGGCTTTAGCGAGGAAATGAGAGATAGAACGTGATGTGGATGATCGTCTACATGGTTTCCACAAAGTGTAGAGATAAAACGGTGAAACTGTTCTGTCAATATCGCGCGTAATGTACCTTCATATATGCTCAACATGACTGTAGAGCGAGGCCCGTGCGTTTCGTCTCCTTTTGGCTCTCAGCCCGTGGTAATTCAGAGATGCCTGTTTTTGAAGAACTCCTCTGTATATGTGTGATGGTGAGCTGcctgtctgcgccgctcaCAGGAGAAGATCCAGTCGCTTCTGCAGGAAGGAGTCGCGAGGTCGACCTGCTTCCGGCGTGAGGCTCCGTCGTCGCTGACCATTTGCAAGCAGTACGACTGGAAAAATCACCAGGTACTCCCGGCAAGAAAGGAACTTCTCTTTTGCTCTTCCTCGTTACGTGTATCCATGTATATACTTACGTAcgtatctatgtatatatttacgAATGTATGTATTTGTCTGTGTGAATGGTATACATGCCCCTCGACACGCGAGTGTCAAGCGCCTCTCTGTGGGTGAAGGGGCGTGGGGAGCGCGAGCTCACCtttgtaaatatatatatatatatatatttgtatgtacgtatgcatgcatgcatttgCTTGCATATATTTGTATACGtgtatttgtatgtatgcgtatgcatatacatacatacatacatacatacatacatacatacatacatacatacatatctgCTCAGGCCGGTGGCTGAGCGGGACTGCTTAGGGAGGCGCGCCCTTCGTGAGCTCATTCTCCGCGACGGGTGGCACACCGAGAGGTTTTTCTTCCCGTTTTCCTCTGTCCCGCGCCAGAGAGGGGTTAGgtctatctgtatctattTTTCCTTTCGGTGTGTCGACTGCAGGCGATGTTTGAAGACGAAGACCGCACGATGTACTATCGGAAGGCGATCTGCTGGCGGGGTTGGGAGCGccacgaggcggcgcgcgccaaGAGCGAGGGccctgcggcttcgcctctgcagcgccgccgcctgagtggagacagcggagcgaTTTGCGCGAAACGAGACATCGGAAGTGAAGAGGAAACGGCCGAGACCGAGGCGAGCGGGAGCGCGCCGCGTTTGcatctcgcggcgcgcccagGAGCTAGGGGCACTCGCGCTGAGTCCTCGCCGGCAGGGACAGACGGGCTAGAGTCGCCGGTGGATGCCGCGGCCCAGACTGCCGGTTATCAGAGCGAGAAGTacgacggcgacggggagacaggggaggaggaagcgatgCACGCAGCGCTGGGCGCGCCTCAGACAGAGGAGCCCGCCAGCGGGAAagccgcgcggaagaaagaggacccgcgacggcctcgcgctgcggctgcgccggcgagcgcggggcCTGCAGAGGACCCCGAAGCGGAGTTCAGCGACgaagcgagggaggaagTCGATGATGGCGTCGTTGACGTGAAGACCTACAGACTCCCTCGAGCCGAGCTGAGTGAAGAccaagacgcaggcgacggaaAACGCCCGCGCAGATCCAACACTTACGTCCAGGGGAAGCGCATCTTGGAAATCGGCACCGGTCCGAttgcgcttctcgccgtcctcgcggtCAAGGCGGGGGCGGACTACGTCGACGCGCTCGAGGTGAGGAGTCTgacgcagaagcgaaagACGCGCCCTTCGAGAAACCCGTGCTGCGATACGCAGACGCCCATTCCGCcatccgcatgcatgcgcatgaaTGCCTACATGCGTGTGGGTTTTCCTGTTTCCTTTTTGTAAACCGCTTCGTGTAAACGCTCTGTTTTTTCCCTGCCCCGGTTGGTATGTTCGTAAAAGATGCGGGTATGCGTGCGCAGCGACCGAGGCGGCCTCTGGggtcgccgcgacggcgtctgCCTGACGATCTTTGAGGCAGCTCAAGCGCCGAGCGAGTCACTGCTCCTGGAGACGTCATCTGTAGAGCCGCACGAGTGCAGCAGCCTAGCTGCGATCTTCATGTTCCTAATACCTTTTTTAACGAAGGACATGGTAACTTCTTTTtcaccaatatatatatatatatatgatagGGAGGTTTTAGGGAGTGAGGGCAGCcaggccgcgctggcggtATGAAGACCGGGTTTAGCGCCTCCCCCTGCGCGGCCCTTTCGCTCAGGTCAGCAGGACGTCAGCGTCTCTTGCGACGGCCTTCATCCGGCAGTTCGGTCTCAACGCAAGCGCGAGCCGCTACCGCcgctcgtcgctctcgctctcctctctggcgtGCAACGGAGAGCCGCAACGCGGCTATTACGCAGgatcgcgccgcggcgcggcggcctctgcggcgtcgcttgcgtcgcctgcgtcgcccgcctcgtcgtcgcccgtctccacagccgcgtctgcgcctttcagcgacgcgtcgccgccaccCACGCCCCCCCCGGCcgtgtctgcggcctcgtcccttccttctccgtcggaagctctgccgcccgcggtctcttgcgcagcctctgcgctgcctctggagccgctgcagacgtcggactcgcccgctgcggcctccatctgcccctcgcgctcgctgcgctcgtcgttcgcggctctcgccgcaggctcccgcgcgctgccggggCGAGGGTCTCCGTCTGGCGACGGGGGGTCGGCTGCCGCcaaggcagcggcagccgaccccccgtcgcctctgtcgtcgcTCGACTGTGCCCGCGCGGGCGTGACGCCCCtgccctctccgccgctgctggagtCCTTTTCGCCCCTGCCTTCGCCGGTCGTCCCCCTGTCGCCGTTGCCCTCCtcactcgcctccgcttcgcccggcgcgctccgcgcggccgctggcgcctgcgaggctcCGCCGGTAGGCGTGGCGAGTCCTCAGCGCGGTTAGGGCGACGGCATGTGGGGAGAGCGAGGgactgctgcagcgtctcggcgtctcttcgttcTGCGATGCTCATTTCCTGTGTCTGGGTTCGGCTTTtctgcgcgcagcctccgcctacctcggccgcggcaccgcgcagctgctgcctgcggacCCGTCCGCGGTCGTCGacgtcccgccgccgccgccggtcgccgtcgcccgcggcgtcgcgggcggctcCCGCGGGGCCGCTAGTCATCCACAGCTGCTACAGCAAGCTTTttcccctgccgccgccgcacctcGCCCCGAAGCCttggggcgaggcggcggccttccccctcgcctccacggcgcccgcgctgtcgcagggcggcgctcggaccccccccgccgcgggtgcagcgccgcgccgcgccgcgcggcggcttgcgtctccgccgtcggcgcctctgtccgcgacgcctgcgcgtcccCCGGCCTGTTACTACGAGATGATTATCCACGAGATTCTGGGCGACTTCGCCTcgcaggagggcgccgcggacgttTATCTGGACatccagcgccgcctcgggtACTGCCCGCGCTCGATCCccaccgcggcgacgacctGCGTTGCGCCGTGCACCTTTCCGACCCGCGAAAACGTCCCGTACCAggtgagaaaaaaagaaaaggtGCCGAGAAaaggccagcagcagcagcggacaCAAGGCTGGCAGCTGGCGAGCAAGAAGCGGAAAAGCGCGGGAGACCGCGGCAGCACAGGCAAGAGGCGGgacacgcgagagagaatccgaggcaggagaaggagaggcaggaacatcaagcgaacgcgcgagagggaggcacGTGCGCGTCCccagagaggacggcgagaggcacTCTCTAGCGAGAAGGGCGGGCTGTGCAAGtggcaggcgacggaggcaaACAAGGCGGCCTAAACCGTAAAGCCCTGCCTGGAGACAAAAACCGTCTTTGTTCAGTGCGATGTGACTCGATTGAGCGCTCCGGAGTGACACAGGGGTGCGCCACACTCGCGTCGGTTTGCTTGTTCGGAGCCTTAGAAATCAGACACAAGAATGaccggccgcgagcgccgttGCATCTGAGAGAGAGGGTTTAGGGTGTGTGGAAACTATTGCGAGGGCAGTCGCGGGATCCCCAGGGAACGAGACGAAGCAGCTCCGGCTTTCCCCGACTTTCGTATTCTGCGGTGTATGCCCCTGTGCCTCAGGCCAGCGAACATCCGGAGAGGACGATCTTCTCACCCAGAAGGAGACTTTTTCAGAGTGTGAGTTGAGCTGTCTTGCGTCTTCAAGtctgcgctctcctctgctttccgcgcgctcgcgctaAAGCTCTTTGTCCTGTTCCTATCTGCCGGGCGTGGCTGCTCCTCTGCTCCCTGCAGCTCTGCTGTCTTGCTTCGCACTCTGAGGCTTGCACTTATTCTCGCTTCGTTTCGTGTCCTTCTCGGTCGCCGCCTACTGTTTTGTTTCATAACGGAGTCTGTGGTGCGGGGATCTGGCTGTCGAGGCTGCTGTTTGTGTGCGAGGTGGCAGACGGTGACATTCGTTTTGCTGGGCGTGCATTTCGCAAGTTGATGGAGCTGCCTTTTTCCTCTGACTTCTCCGTCACGCGTGCGGGTCTGTCGGCCGCTCTCCGCTCAGGTCGGGCTTCAattctcttcgcttctcctGTGCGACGCACTTCTTCCCATGGAGCAGCTGCGCTTCGAAGAGCCGATGGAGCGCCAGATGCTTCAGGTGAGTCTCtcccccgcgcgcgtctttaTATTCGCGAGCGCGTCTCACGCCCCTTCGCCGGCTTAGTTGAAGCACGTTTTTCACCTGCTTTAgactgctgcgcgtctgcgtcctgcTTCAGCTGGTGCGGGCATATCGGGAAGGGCCGCAGTCGTCAGACGCCGCAAGCACGATCttgcatgcatacatgcgTGTGTCGACTCCAATCTGTCTGCAGTCGAGTACGTGCACGTATCACGCGTCTCAGCCATACCATACACGTCTCGACACATATCGCTGCGCCTGGAGttctcgtcgtctgcctACCCGCTTTCgtctacctatctatctacctaccTATCTCCCCCTCTTTCTTTCCATCTGTCTATTCATATACGCCAGTTTGTCTGTCTACCTGTATCTCCTGTTCTATCTATCTGCGTTGCTAGCTATCACTATGTAAACGTGCGTGCGTGCCTGACGATTTCGAGCGGATAGAGTTGTCTTTTTGCGTCGTCTTTTTTGCAGCGGCGTCGACTGGAGTTCACGGTGACGCGCGCAGGGAAGTTTGCGGGTTTCGTCGCGGGCATTGACGTGGAAATTCGTCCGGTAGGTCTCACGCAGGTGGGAGGGGAAGGTTTTTGCTTTTCTTTATTTCGGCTGTCAAGCGTTTGAGGTTGTGCCTGTCTGCTGTCAATCGTGTCCCTGTATCCGAGCTTGTCTCATCACTTTTTGCCTGTGTTCCGACCCGACCTTCTCTGCGCACATCTCCGCTGCGGCTTGTCGCGGCATATGCGGCGTGGCTGCAGTTCGCGCGTAAGACTCCTGAGAGACTTCTATCATCAAGGCACACGCGTTCCGCCTCTTTCCGCGTGGATCGATCTCGTTAAATTTAATTGAAagttttttttgtttttcatTTATTTTTGTTATTAACGCCTGCGAGGCTGTCATCATCGTGGCACACGCATTCGGCCTCTTTCCGCGTCGTTCCATATCGTTCTCCCCCTCATGCTCGCGCGCGCATTGTGAtgcgagacgcagcgaacAGGTTGCAtacggcgctgcgcagctcaggcgcgccgtctccgcgtttCCTTCAACCTGACTCGCCCGACAAAACATTTCCCGAGGGGGCTGGTCGGTGGCACGTGGGTGCTTGCctcgggagaggcgcgcggctctgtctGAACGGCTGTCttgtccgcgccgcgcgcgtgtctccttcaGGGTCGGCACTTCGGCACCGTCTTCGAGCGGCAGTGCGACAGCTGGTACACGAACATCGTGCTCCTGGGGAAAGAAATCGACGTCCGCCGCCGAGATCGCATCACGCTCTTCACCGTCGCAGACCTGAAGAACTACCAACTAGACACCGTGTCGCATGGAGTCGTGAGTcacagcgcgcgcgcagagacgcgcgcatgtggggagggaggggggacagcggcgtgcggcgcgcgatgTCTcaggcgacgcatgcgcgcctcgcggcgcggcgtggcGACGGTGTGCGTGGGTCGTCCTGAGCCTTGCAAACGAGTTCAGAGTTTTGCGACTCGTCGGCATCGTCAGCGCGCGCCGtatgccgcagccgcggtcGGTCCGCGCGTCTGGTGCGCCTCCGTCCGCTGACTCAGACCCAATgtccgctgctcgcgcgtgcgcgcatCTGCCTGCAGTGTGTGCGTCTGCtttgtctgcgtcgcgcccaGAGTCGTCAGACGTGACTGGTGGTTCGCGAGTTCGGTGGAAATGCGTGTGCGCCTGTGCGGCAgggcaagaagaagcaggcggTGCAGCTCGAAGTCTCGCGGCCGACTTACACTTTCCAGGGCTTCGTGGAGCGGAAGGACGAGGGCGTCATCGCCGAGTTTGGCCCGGTCCTCATCGACTACGACGAACAGGCCtcctgcgtccgcgccgagTGAGCCGCTCGTcagaggagctgcagcagcctgcggcTCAGtccgtgtgtctctctcggcttctcgctctccctgTTTCCATGTGTATGCCTACACATGCGCACGTGTGTAGATGGCCTCCCCTTTCAGGGGGGTGAACTTGggctggcggcagccgccaggGGCTTCTGGAGCTTCGCGCGCTGTGCGTAGCCGCAAACAGGACTTCGGCGCGGActcgcgcgtgtgcggaGAACGGGTCCGTGCCTGGCGGCCCCATTGTACCTGACGCAAGCATTTTCCTTCTCTAgctacatacatatgtaaaTCGATATGCTTAGACACATACGATCAGGTCTGCGTTGATTTGGATGCGTGTGTGACGTCGCCTTGGGCACTGCATGGACTcctgctggcgcgcgcccCAGCCTGAGTTTTGCGGGCACGCTGATTTCACGATTTCCCACGAACTGATTTTGTTCAGCGCCGATAGTGGCCTGGGATGCTTGATGGCGACCCTCAACCCCATGGGAGCATATCTATTtcaccgcgccgcgcgggcgactgcAAAGGCCCGAAGGCCTGCGGGCtctgaaccctaaaccctgctcgatgtcttctgcttcgcagcCAGTCCGTAGAAACCTGAAGGCCGCTGCGCACCTGCCTGACCGTCTATTcagctgccgctctcgcccttTACATGTGCACAGCTTTGAATATAAGCCTGCATCTGCATACGTGTGtaaatacatacatgtataatATCGGAACCTATCTCAGAAGGATGCCGATCCGTCGACACGCGCCCGAATTTAGAGTGCACGatgtctgcagcagcctcgAAGCGCAATGCACAACTGAGAGGACGCGCCAGCGGGCGGGTTCGTAAGTTCGGAAATAAAACTGGAATTTATCACCGGAGTCCCAAGCAGTCTCCTGAACGGGGGAGGCCTCCACTCGCCCCAAAAAAGAAGGAAGCCACGGAGAGGAACCCGCCCGCGAAGAGAAACAGGCCGATACAGCCACGAGCACGCGACGccagagaagcgcgagacgccctgCGGACTGAGGCAGCacagaaggaagacgagaaaggaaccgacggagaaggcgagcgaaaACAAAgacgcgcggacgcagacaACCGAGAAGGGAAAGGCCGTAGGAGGCCAGGAACAGCCACTCCCGCGAGGTCACGAAGCAGAGACTTGCGATATTGACACACGCAACAGGGGGAGGCGTACGCGCATCTCTCCCTCCACGCACGTCCTCGTGAACTTATTTTTCTCACATGAAgccctctcttttctcctcttttctGTCGTCACCATTTCCTCTCCCCTTCCCatcccccgtcccccccccgtAGTTGGCCTGCTCAGGTAGGGAATATGAAACACACACGGTCTTTTTTCCCGCAAAAACACAGCTCGTTGCTCTCCCTCACGGAACAAATCGAAGCGCTGcttcagccgcggcgcgctgcgctcgcccgcgctggGGAGTCGGGAAGACGGAGCGGAAAACACTTGAAAAGAATGCGGCTGAGCCAACCTCAGGCCGGTGAACCGACAATGCGAAGCGACAGGCACTCCGAGGCTACGCAGACCTGCATATGAATCTACACATTATAAATTAAAGGCGTATACAAACAGATGCACGAACAGGGAGAGGACTACGGGCTGCCGTTTTCGCAGCAGCCtcacgccgctggcggccttGACAGACATGAAGCATCCAAGACAAAAACTCAACATCGGCGCCTCTGCTCACCTAGCTGCCGGCTCAAAGGGCTGCGCACTCGCCGATGCCGAGCAACCGCACGCTCATACCTCAACGCCCCCATGAAGAAAGACACACACATacctatgcatatatgtatacacatgCTTATATgtgcataaatatatatgtaaatatatgcatacgcATATGCGagtgcatatatacatgtacatatatatagatacatatacgtatgtatatgcatttGCGCTTATATGGGACGCTGATGCGATAGTTTGCTTCTCCGTGGCTTTCCAGCCTTGTCCACGAACCCAGTCGTATCGCGAGACATTATCTCTCCATTCTCCCATTTTCTAGCGCCCTCTTAGGGAGCATcacgtctctctctcagcaCCTTCCTTTCGCTTCACGCGGCCGCTTGCCTGTCGTTTCGCGTTTTCAGACGAAAAGGCGTCCTCCTTTCTTGGCTCTCCGTGCCGGGAGAGGCCTCTCGGTTTCGCTTTCGctctgcgtgtgcctgcCGGCGGTGAGGCCTTCCCGGTTGTTTCGCCTTGTAGCATTTCCTTCGAAGGCGTCAGCGTCCGTCTTTCTCCAGGGCTCATCCGggctctcgcgctgcggccgccttccctatgcggccttctcgcgcgcg
This window harbors:
- a CDS encoding hypothetical protein (encoded by transcript BESB_033460): MERPYNVRERADGERRRRGERPESRGRGDKEPRLDAGRRSAASSSTDRQRGKQAKTATEGEGRGDTQGRTTPQNQVEKTHRRPTADAAPLSLAPRHTRASRRISERRFLHGLQAARSPSSPLEFLSPRSSPEAELSLLARQTGAPSSVSSSEGPLARRQRSGVACILRASPARSASAAAKARQDAEVAQLASAASGAARGCGLRERGGCGAQPRQGRVEPPRRQEEVGSLAVAGGQGGGGATGAGVRDEKALTARRSSTATGRQKTPNGGLGRRAPAWQEGECGLRDPRRSREPKTASEELCVKEEQAEAAVKRAKRRAEGASLCDVSTPAESGTLLRPPRASGSPTRGGSAPSGRTATHSQRPAAGVDRGKATLRATATRSARASSASPLSSSAPLSGAAEPLSLSAARRACTKAPEKGRVSAAEAGPTEVAGVPLEAFERFQKPFRRVELTELSAPNRWKKSATYEEKIQSLLQEGVARSTCFRREAPSSLTICKQYDWKNHQAMFEDEDRTMYYRKAICWRGWERHEAARAKSEGPAASPLQRRRLSGDSGAICAKRDIGSEEETAETEASGSAPRLHLAARPGARGTRAESSPAGTDGLESPVDAAAQTAGYQSEKYDGDGETGEEEAMHAALGAPQTEEPASGKAARKKEDPRRPRAAAAPASAGPAEDPEAEFSDEAREEVDDGVVDVKTYRLPRAELSEDQDAGDGKRPRRSNTYVQGKRILEIGTGPIALLAVLAVKAGADYVDALEVSRTSASLATAFIRQFGLNASASRYRRSSLSLSSLACNGEPQRGYYAGSRRGAAASAASLASPASPASSSPVSTAASAPFSDASPPPTPPPAVSAASSLPSPSEALPPAVSCAASALPLEPLQTSDSPAAASICPSRSLRSSFAALAAGSRALPGRGSPSGDGGSAAAKAAAADPPSPLSSLDCARAGVTPLPSPPLLESFSPLPSPVVPLSPLPSSLASASPGALRAAAGACEAPPPPPTSAAAPRSCCLRTRPRSSTSRRRRRSPSPAASRAAPAGPLVIHSCYSKLFPLPPPHLAPKPWGEAAAFPLASTAPALSQGGARTPPAAGAAPRRAARRLASPPSAPLSATPARPPACYYEMIIHEILGDFASQEGAADVYLDIQRRLGYCPRSIPTAATTCVAPCTFPTRENVPYQASEHPERTIFSPRRRLFQSVGLQFSSLLLCDALLPMEQLRFEEPMERQMLQRRRLEFTVTRAGKFAGFVAGIDVEIRPGRHFGTVFERQCDSWYTNIVLLGKEIDVRRRDRITLFTVADLKNYQLDTVSHGVGKKKQAVQLEVSRPTYTFQGFVERKDEGVIAEFGPVLIDYDEQASCVRADADSGLGCLMATLNPMGAYLFHRAARATAKARRPAGSEP